From the Theropithecus gelada isolate Dixy chromosome 16, Tgel_1.0, whole genome shotgun sequence genome, the window CAGGCAGAGGAGAGCACAGCCAGGGCAGGACCTGGCAGCCCTGGTACAGAGCCCAGAGGGGGCATCAGTTCCTGCTGGTCCTGTTCTGTTTACAGACAAGCTGCTGTCCTCCCTGCAAAGGGGAGTGGGTGGGGCAGAGGGCAAGTGCCAGGGGGGCACGAGGCTGGGCATGTGGCTGGCCTGAGACGGTGTCTGAGTAATGTCAGGCACCTGGAGGCATAGGGCCCTGGACCCCAGACCTCTGACCAGGGAGCAGCCAGCGTCCAGGTACCCTAACCCCTGCCCTGGGTGCGGCGTCCCCCCATTAGTGAGTCTTGGCTCTGCTTATAGCATCTGACACCAGAGGGGCCGAAAATAGCCcctggagaagggggaggagggggctATTTAAAGGgcctgggaggggagagggagtgaGGAGTGATCATGGCTACCTCAGAGCTGAGCTGCGAGGTGTCCGAGGAGAACTGTGAGCGCCGGGAGGCCTTCTGGGCAGAATGGAAGGATCTGACACTGTCCACACGGCCTGAGGAGGGGTGAGTGTGGGTCTGCCAGAGTCCTGCCTCTGCTCCTCCAAAGcaccctcactgagccctgaGGCCAGAGCATGAAGCCCTGGAGAAATTTCTGGGGGTAGGGGAAGGAAGAATGCCCCATGGGAAGAGCAAAGGGGAACCACCCCTCCCGCTCCCAGGTCCCAGCAGCCCTGGGGAGCCCCCCATCCAGCCTGTTCCCGGAGAGCAACAGCTCCCAAGAACTCActgcccctcccctctccctagCTGCTCCCTGCATGAGGAGGACACCCAGAGACATGAGACCTACCACCAGCAGGGGCAGTGCCAGGCGCTGGTGCAGCGCTCGCCCTGGCTGGTGATGCGGATGGGCATCCTCGGCCGTGGGCTGCAGGAGTACCAGCTGCCCTACCAGCGGGTACTGCCACTGCCCATCTTCACCCCTGCCAAGATGGGCGCCACCAAGGAGGAGCGGGAGGACACCCCCATCCAGCTGCAGGAGCTGCTGGCGCTGGAGACAGCCCTGGGTGGCCAGTGTGTGGACCGCCAGGAGGTGGCTGAGATCACCAAGCAGCTGCCCCCTGTGGTGCCTGTCAGCAAGCCTGGTGCCCTTCGTCGCTCCCTGTCCCGCTCCATGTCCCAGGAAGCACAGAGAGGCTGAGAGGGACTGTGACTTGGGCTCCGCTGTGCCCGCCCTGGGCTGGGCCCTTCCTGGCTAGGACTGTGGAGGGGAGCTGCTGGCCATGGCTGCTTTGTAGTTTGCCCAGAGTTGGGGGTTAGGGGAGGAGGGAGCCAGAGGCCAGGATGCCTGAGCCCCCTGAGTTCCCAAAGGGAGGGTGGCAGAGACGGTGGGCACTAAGGGTGGAGAGTTGGGGGCCAGCACAGCTGAGGACCCTCAGCCCCAGGAGAAGGGACAAAAGATACTGGTGAGGGCAAGAGGTGCCTGGGAGGAGTGGCCCTGATCCAGGAAAATGTGAGGGGAATCTGGAATGCTCTAGGCAGAAGAagctgggagggagggggaggtgaAGAGGGCAGAGGCAAGGATGGTGGGGCCCCCAGCACCTTCTGTTAGTGCCGCAATAAATGCTCAATCATGTGCCAGAGTTGCATCTCTTTCCTTGTGGTTGTCAGGGCTGGCCCATGGGTGTCCCCCCAGTGCCCACTTCTGGGACCAGGCTCTGCATCTGAGCTAAATATGGCAGAGCTAATGAGTACGCCCCATACTTGGGGTGGGGAGGCCAGGACAGAACTATAAACAGAGTGCTGTCTCCAGTCTCCTTCCCGTACCCTGACCCATGCCCAGTCCTGGCTTCTGTGTTCAGCCCCCTGGCACTGGGTGGTACCCAGCAAGCCAGCTGGCATCCAGAGTTTGTTTCAACGATGTCTCGTGGAGAATATAGAGGGGCTGGTGCCAGGACTGTCCTTGGCTTTGCCTCAGGGTGTGAACAGGGTCAGTGACCTCAAAGCTAACCTGCCTCTCAGTTCTGAATCCAAGCAGCATCAATCCTCGGCTGTGTCTCGACTCACCCTCCCTGCCCTGGAAGCCAGGGAAGGTTGGAGGTGCTAGGGGTCAGGTTCCTCTCTGTGACCCCTGCAGCTGTTGTGGTGACTCATGTCCCAACCTGGCTGCCTCTCCCAAAGAGACTTTCCCCTGGGGACAAGCGGGAGGGGAGGACATGGACGAGGCCCGCATCAAGTGGGTCCAGGAACCCACGGTGGCAGGAGCTGGGCTGGTGGCCTACCCAGGGCAGAAGGGTCCCGGACTCATCCATAGGGGAAGGAAGGGGTCTTCAGGGAGACCACGGAGATGCCACAGGCAGAATTGGCTTCCCATCCGGGAGATAGGTGGGGACTCCCTGGCATTTTGACAGCCAGGACCTGGGGCGCTGAGCAGAACCTGCAGGCCTGACCTGGCCGCTCCTTTGGAGCAAAGCTGGAGTGTGGGCTGCGAGAGGAGAGGGGTCAGAGCCCCTGCATCCGCAGGACCCCAAATCGGCTGGGCCCCAAGGCCCGGACTGCGCCCCCTGGTGGCCCTAGCGGCCCTCGGCGAATGCGTCCTGCCTCTCCTCCGCCCAAGCCCTCTGCCCTCACCTGGGTCCGGTGCTCCCGACGTGGTGGGAACAACCCGAACTCGAACTTTCCGTCCTCGGCAGCCCCCCAGATAAGCGGCTGGGAACCCGCGGGGCCCGCAGGGGAGGCCCGGCTGTTCCGCCCGCTAAGTGCATTAGCACAGCTCACCTCCCCTATCGCGCCTGCCATCGGACGGGCGGTGCCGCGCCCTGCTCTGGGGCCCCCGGAGCGACCACAGCGGAGGCCGGAACGGACTGTCCTTTCTGGGGCGGGGTGGCGCGGGGGAGAGCTGGAGGGCCCGGTGGCATAGGAAAGGACAAGAGAGGCCTGGAGGAGGGGCGGGGAAGGGGAGTTGGGTGGCAGTTCTAAGGGAAGGGTGGGTGCTGGGACGGGTgtctgggagggagggaagcctgGTGGGGTCTGGGGCCTCGTCGAGGAGGGCGCTGCGAGGGGGAAACTGGGGAAAGGGCCTAATTCCCCAGTCTCCCCCTCGAATCAGGAAAGAGAAGGGGCGGGCTGCCGGTCAAAAGAGGTGAATGGCTGCGGGAGGCCTGGAGAATAGGGACGGGAGGGGTGGGCCGGCTGGGGTGAGGGGGTCTAAAGCTTGTGGGGGTGAGGAACTGAGGGTGGAGGGGGGCGCAGAGGCGGTACTCGGAGGGGTGCAGGCGAGGCGGAGGGTGAGGGCTGCGGGAGCAAGTGCGGAGAGGGGTGTGCGGGGGCCGATTGCCGCtgcagccgccgccgccccccTCACCTCCGGTGCGTCTGCAGCCCGGACACTAagggagatggatggatggggtggggaggatgCGGCGCACGTGGCCCCGGGCGGCTCGGCGGTCAGCTGCCGCCCCCACAGCAGACTGGTCGGGGAGGGGGTCGGGCGGTAGAAAAAGGGGCGGCGAGGCGAGCGGGGCACCGGGCGGACAGCGGCAGCAGCATGAGCGGCGCAGACCGGATCCCCGCTGCGGGCGCAGCCCCTGACTCGGCCCCGGGTCGGGCGGCGGTGGCCTCGGCCTACCAGCGCTTCGAGCCGCGCGCCTACCTCCGCAACAACTACGCGCCCCCTCGCGGGGACCTGTGCAACCCGAACGGCGTCGGGCCGTGGAAGCTGCGCTGCTTGGCACAGACCTTCGCCACCGGTGAGCGGGGGAAACTGAGACACGAGGGACAAGAGGTCGTCGGGGAGTGAAAGCAGGCGCGGGGAGATAGAAAGAAGGAATAGGAGACAGACCAGGCGCCTGACAGATGGGGACCAAGAAAGAGATAGCTGAGAGGtgcaaacagaagagaaaaaggagcaaCATCCCTTAGGAGAGGGGCAGAGGTgagagaggtggagagagggagcGGAGAGTGCTCAGAATTGAGAGCTAAGGTGGGGATGCAGGACAGACTGAGGTGGAGATGCAGAGGAGGAAATAGAGGCAGATGTGGGACGGGGCGAGAAACCGCCAGAATTTCCTCCCTGAGCCTGGCTGGTAAgtatagtttgtttatttatttatttatttagagacagagtttcgttcttattgcccaggctggagggcaatggcgccatctcggctcactgcaacctccacctcgcgggttcaagcgattctcttgcctcagcctccgtggtagctgggattacaggcatgcacccctatgcctggctaatttatttgtatttttagtagagacggggtttctccatgttggtcaggtcgGTCTCGAAcccccgatctcaggtgatccacccgcctcggcctccaaaagtcctgggattacaggcgtgagccactgtgcccagcctgtctttatttttatttttgagacggagttttgctcttgttccccaggctggagtgcagtggccggatcttggctccctgcaacttctacctactgggttcaagcaattctcctgcctcagcctcccaagtagctagaattacaggcatgcaccaccacacccagctaattttgtattttttttagtagacggggattcaccatgttggtcaggctggtctcgaactcctgacctcgtgatccacctgcctcggcctccgaatgtgctgggattacaggtgtgagccaccgtgcctggccagtaggTATAGTTTTCTAGATGTGAAACCTGAGTCTCAGAGCTGTGAAGTTCCCTTCCCAAGGGAAGTCAGTCCATGTTGGAGCTGGGTTCAGTCTAACTCTGGGGCCAATGCTTTTTCCAGATGGAGACACACTtgcagaggagaaggaagaactagagagaagcagggaaatgcaggggagggaggggtgaggaggcaggggctgcctgGGCCGGCCTGGCACTAGGACCCTTTTCCTCTGCCCTGCCCAGGTGAAGTGTCCGGACGCACCCTCATCGACATTGGTTCAGGCCCCACCGTGTACCAGCTGCTCAGCGCCTGCAGCCACTTTGAAGACATTACCATGACAGATTTCCTGGAGGTCAACCGCCAGGAGCTGGGGCGCTGGCTGCGGGAGGAGCCAGGAGCCTTCAACTGGAGCATGTACAGCCAGTATGCCTGCCTCATCGAGGGCAAGGGGTAAGGACTGGGGggtgagggctggggagggggcttcccATAGAGTGGCTGGTGGGGGCAACAGAGGTCTGAGTGTAGAACAGCCTTGAGCCCTGCCTTGTGCCCCCTGCACAGGGAATCCTGGCAGGAGAAGGAGCGCCAGCTGCGAGCCAGGGTGAAGCGGGTCCTGCCCATCGACGTgcaccagccccagcccctgggtACTGGGAGCCCAGCGCCCCTGCCTGCCGACACCCTGGTCTCTGCCTTCTGCTTGGAGGCTGTGAGCCCAGATCTTGCCAGCTTCCAGCGGGCCCTGGACCACATCACCACGCTGCTGAGGCCTGGGGGGCACCTCCTCCTCATCGGGGCCCTGGAGGAGTCGTGgtacctggctggggaggccaggcTGATGGTGGTGCCAGTGTCTgaggaggaggtgagggaggcCCTGGTGCGTAGTGGCTACGAGGTCCGGGACCTCCGCACCTACATTATGCCTGCCCACCTTCAGACAGGTGTAGATGACGTCAAGGGCATCTTCTTCACCTGGGCTCAGAAGGTTGGACTGTGAGGGGCCAGCGTACCTGGTGCCCTGTGGCCCCTACCCACCTGGATTCCCTGTTCTTTGAAGTGGCAcctaataaagaaataatacccTGCCGCTGCGGTCAATGCTGTCTGTGGCTCTCTTGGGAAGCAGCAAGGGCCCAGAGATTTGAGTGTCAGGGTAGGGGAGACATTCACcttaggctttctttttttccagaagttTCCTTGAGGCTAGCATTCTGTACCACTCATTCCTCCCAAACTAAGAAGGGCCAAGGTCAGGGGAAGCTCACTGGGCACCTGCAGTGCACCAGGCACTTGTGATATGCCCTTCTGCCCATCGCATCATTCATTCCTGCATTCAGCAGCAGGTTCTGCTAGTCTGTTTCCAggtgaagctcagagaggtgaagtcacaAACAGTGCAGCCTGGTTCAGACCAGAATGGGGAAGAGTGGGGATCATGAGGAGATGGAAGTAGAATCTGCAAGGTGGTGGGGAAGTGGGGGTGTTATGATTGAAGCACAATGGCccagggaagagaaaaggaaagaactggCTCTGGCTCCCTCTCACAACTGGACTTGAGCtctgcccagctctgcctctgggcCCTGCTATTCCCCACGCCCACGCCCACGTTCCCAGACAGAGACCCCACCTCTGTTTACTGCCTCCAGCCAGCTCTGGGACCTGCCCCTGCCGCCACAActgtcttctcctgccctccagcCCACCCTATTCACGCAAATGAGCTGAACAAGAGCAGCTGAGCTGAGAATTGATTTATTAAGCACGTCCCTTGCCACCCTCCCACCTTAAAACAGTTCTCAGTATCAAAAGAAGCTAGCACAGGCCACCTGAGTCCCTGAGGTTGGAGTCCTAGCATAGCTCCCCTCCCTCAAAGAGGGACAAGGGGTCAGAGGCAGAGCAAAAATCCAGTCTGCTTCAACCACGGAGACTGCCTTTGGGACGGAAAACTTCTGGAGCTCCCTCCATTCTATCCCTGTGGGGCAGGAACATGCCAAGGCTGCTGGTAAATGGCAGGGGTCACCTTTACCAGAGTGCTGGCACAGTGTGGCCCCTGTCCGCCCTGAGGCCACCCTGGAACAGTAAGACCCTTTGGGGTGGAAAGAAACCAGACCCAGCCATAAGCTTTCTCCCCCTCTTCCTCAAATCGCCCCTTCCCCCTCCTCAAAGTCAGGCTATGGCAAAGGGGCTGGCAGCAGGGAAATGGGTGTTTTGGAGGGGAAGGCCAGCCATGCCAAGGCAAGGAGAAAAGGAGGCTGGAAAGAGCCCCGGACATCCCCATTTTCCTTCCTCTGTTCCTGAAGGGCTGCTTCTGGAGGGCACTGTTGTGTGGGGGCCCTGTGAGGTTTGCAGGGGGCTGGCAAAGGGGCACCAGACAGGGAACACGCACACAGGCAGCCTGGCCACGGAGAGGTCCTGGCTGTCCGCCCGGGTGGGGCCTTGGGCAGAACTGGCGCTCCACAAGTGATTATTGATGGTGACAGGATTCCCTCATCCTGCTCCAACCTCTCAACTGTGGACACATTCACTGGCAGCCACGCATCTCACACGCCCACCAGCACGCTCACATGCATGTTCCCCTAACCCACACCAACCCACCCaccccctgcacacacacactttgaaaCCACACCTCTTCCCCCACAACACCCCTCTCCACACTGCGCACCTAGGCCTGAGCTCACACACACCCTGGCCCATGCTCACTGCCCCGCCACCTATGCGCTCAGCCTGGCCCACACTGCCGACACACGGTGGCAGGCTCTCAACCAGACAGCAGCATGAGATCCTTGCCCTGGCCCGGAAAGGGAGTGTGGTGAGGCCTCCTGGGAACCTGGCTAGGGCAATGATCAGGGTGAAACCCCTTCCCAAACCCAATCCCAGTAGCTTGGTTCCTCAAGGCCCCATGGGGAGAATCGCCTTGAACCTTGGCTGGCCAAAGAACAAGCATCCAGCACCACCTAGTGGTGTCCTGGAGGAGGGTGGGGGTTGGTAACAGAAGGCGACTCCCTGTATCCCCCTAAGGCCTGTGGTCCCCGGTCTCCCAGGTAGACAGACAGCTTTGGGACCCAGCCAAGCAGTGGGGGACGTGGGGAGGAAGCTGGTGGGGAGGAAACAGGCAGCTGTCCTCCCGGTAGAGCTAAGAACACACTCAGTTCCACCACAGTTCAGCTCCAGGAGGCAGGGGGCTGCCCATTCTCTAGTCCCAGATGCTGGGAGGCCTCTCCTAGAACAGGCTCCAAGGCTGGTGAGGGCCAGCAGGGGGTGGGCTGGCCACATGATTCTGGGCCCACATCCTTCATGTCCAATTTCAAGAAGttgaaaggagaaaatgaatcaTCTCAAGGgttgaggggagaagggaggccAGCAGGGCGGGGGCAGGATCCCCACTGGGGCAGACTCGCTCCCAAGGTCTTCAGTCCAGCTTGAACTTGGCCTCTGATTCCTTCAGCAGGTACAGGCTGTCATCTTCCAGAAAGCTGTGGGCCGAAGGAGCAGCCCATTGAGGCACACGGCTCTGAGAGCTCGCGTGGGGACAAGGGTGGGGTGCGTGCAGGCAAGGTGGGAAGGGGAGGATGGGCACACAGAGCCCCCAGTCTCCCCTGAGGAATGGGCAAGGAAGGGTCCAAAGAAGGTGAGCACCAGGCAGGGGGCAGCACTCACCTGAAAAAGAGGACGTGGACAGGGATGGTGCTGATGTGCCAGATGGCGTGGGCGTCTAGGACCCAGAAGAGCGGCGGGAAGTCAAGCAGCTCGAGCAGGGACAGCCCCTGCAGCAGCAAGACCACCACCATGCACTTGCGCACGTGAGGCAGCCGCTGCTGGTTCCACAGGCACCAGGCCAGCCACcacaccacgttgaccaggcctGGGTGCCAGTGGGGGCAGGAGAGACTCATTCCTTCGGCTCCTTCTCCCCAAGGCCACACCCAACATGCTCTCTGACCCCAGGATCATCCTCGGAttctcctcccagcctcctctctctcccacctCAAATTCTTCTCCATTCCTCTACCCCAAGGGTTTCTCTAGAACCTCCTTCTCCAGGAATGGCACCAACCTCCCACTCGCACCCCAAGCTAGCACTTCTGCAGATGGCCCAAGCCCCCCAGGGCCTCACCAATAGCCACGTTGGCCACCAGGTTGTAGCCATAGTCGAAGCGGATGAGGCTCAGGTAGGAGACGTGCACGGTCAGCATTAGCAGCAGGAGAGCTCGGAAGGCACTGACCACAGCTGGGTGCTGCAGCCCCACAGTCCTGCCCCACCGTCCAGGGTTGCTCAGAGGGGGGGGTGGCCCAACCCCAGAGCAGCATTCCCTGAAGCATCTCCTCCCCTCAACATCGGTACATGGTCCCTGAAAACACtacccctctccccaccaaaaaGGCCAGCTGGGCAGGCCTCCAACCCTCCCAGAGGCCTGGGGCCAAGTGCTACAGCTCCTTGTCAGGAGCCAGGACCCCCAGTCCTACCCCAGAGTCCTCACCCAGGACAGCAGAAGTGGGGGGGTGGGAAGGTGTCGGGAGACTAGTGAAGAAGGCCCTTGGGGCAGCATCCCCAGGGGAGGGCTGGGTGACCCCTTTCTGCCCCCAGGGCTCGATTTTGCCCCTGCAGCCACCCCAGCAGGCTTACCTGACACAGCACAGATAGATTGAGTGTAGGATGACGGTGGAGGCACAGAAGTAGTCCATTTTCTGAGGACAGGGAAAGGTGGTGAGAGACCAGCATGAGGCTTCACAAAGAGGACCCATGGGGATGGGGCAGGGAGGCCAGGGGTCCTCGGCCTGCCTATCACTGT encodes:
- the PGAP3 gene encoding post-GPI attachment to proteins factor 3 isoform X2, with product MAGRAARLVLLAGAAALASGSQGDREPVYRDCVLQCEEQNCSGGALNHFRSRQPIYMSLAGWTCRDDCKYECMWVTVGLYLQEGHKVPQFHGKWPFSRFLFFQEPASAVASFLNGLASLVMLCRYRTFVPASSPMYHTCVAFAWKMDYFCASTVILHSIYLCCVRTVGLQHPAVVSAFRALLLLMLTVHVSYLSLIRFDYGYNLVANVAIGLVNVVWWLAWCLWNQQRLPHVRKCMVVVLLLQGLSLLELLDFPPLFWVLDAHAIWHISTIPVHVLFFSFLEDDSLYLLKESEAKFKLD
- the PGAP3 gene encoding post-GPI attachment to proteins factor 3 isoform X3, with amino-acid sequence MAGRAARLVLLAGAAALASGSQGDREPVYRDCVLQCEEQNCSGGALNHFRSRQPIYMSLAGWTCRDDCKYECMWVTVGLYLQEGHKVPQFHGKVSLNAWFWSTVFHTRDTDLTEKMDYFCASTVILHSIYLCCVRTVGLQHPAVVSAFRALLLLMLTVHVSYLSLIRFDYGYNLVANVAIGLVNVVWWLAWCLWNQQRLPHVRKCMVVVLLLQGLSLLELLDFPPLFWVLDAHAIWHISTIPVHVLFFSFLEDDSLYLLKESEAKFKLD
- the PNMT gene encoding phenylethanolamine N-methyltransferase, with the translated sequence MGWGGCGARGPGRLGGQLPPPQQTGRGGGRAVEKGAARRAGHRADSGSSMSGADRIPAAGAAPDSAPGRAAVASAYQRFEPRAYLRNNYAPPRGDLCNPNGVGPWKLRCLAQTFATGEVSGRTLIDIGSGPTVYQLLSACSHFEDITMTDFLEVNRQELGRWLREEPGAFNWSMYSQYACLIEGKGESWQEKERQLRARVKRVLPIDVHQPQPLGTGSPAPLPADTLVSAFCLEAVSPDLASFQRALDHITTLLRPGGHLLLIGALEESWYLAGEARLMVVPVSEEEVREALVRSGYEVRDLRTYIMPAHLQTGVDDVKGIFFTWAQKVGL
- the TCAP gene encoding telethonin isoform X1, producing MATSELSCEVSEENCERREAFWAEWKDLTLSTRPEEGCSLHEEDTQRHETYHQQGQCQALVQRSPWLVMRMGILGRGLQEYQLPYQRVLPLPIFTPAKMGATKEEREDTPIQLQELLALETALGGQCVDRQEVAEITKQLPPVVPVSKPGALRRSLSRSMSQEAQRG
- the TCAP gene encoding telethonin isoform X2, translated to MATSELSCEVSEENCERREAFWAEWKDLTLSTRPEEGCSLHEEDTQRHETYHQQGQCQLPYQRVLPLPIFTPAKMGATKEEREDTPIQLQELLALETALGGQCVDRQEVAEITKQLPPVVPVSKPGALRRSLSRSMSQEAQRG